In the genome of Cupriavidus taiwanensis, one region contains:
- a CDS encoding DUF4810 domain-containing protein: MMNTVMLQRAALLSAAGSLLLAGCAAPKPMYQWEGYQTQVYEYFKGESREAQITALESGLQKIQAQSGSVPPGYHAQLGLLYLNIGKGDQMIKEFQTEKTLFPESAPYMDFLLRNVKSDTRTEIKTGAAAGKDSGTATATATTTARNPQ, translated from the coding sequence ATGATGAACACGGTCATGCTGCAGCGCGCAGCATTATTGTCGGCCGCCGGCAGCCTTCTGCTTGCCGGCTGCGCGGCGCCCAAGCCCATGTACCAGTGGGAGGGCTACCAGACGCAGGTCTACGAATATTTCAAGGGCGAATCCAGGGAAGCGCAGATCACGGCCCTGGAAAGCGGGCTGCAGAAGATCCAGGCGCAGAGCGGCTCGGTGCCGCCGGGCTATCACGCCCAGCTTGGCTTGCTGTACCTGAACATCGGCAAGGGCGACCAGATGATCAAGGAATTCCAGACCGAGAAGACGCTGTTTCCGGAATCGGCGCCTTATATGGATTTCCTGCTCAGGAACGTGAAGAGCGACACCCGCACCGAGATCAAGACCGGCGCCGCCGCCGGCAAGGATAGTGGCACCGCCACCGCCACCGCCACCACCACCGCAAGGAATCCCCAATGA
- a CDS encoding DUF799 domain-containing protein, with the protein MMRRLLTYVAGVAMAMLFAGCAVPTKQVDYAAFKASRPRSIVVLPPQNTSPDIKATYAMLSQATFPLAESGYYVLPVAVVDETFRQNGLTVPDDIHAVPLAKLHEIFGADAALYVTVTEYGSRYQILSSVTRVAANAKLVDLRNGDVLWSGTAVAATDSSSSGGGLIGMLISAAITQAMNHTMDASYTVAGSTSYRLLAAGQPGGLLYGPRSPKYQSD; encoded by the coding sequence ATGATGCGCCGGCTCCTCACCTATGTCGCTGGCGTGGCCATGGCCATGCTGTTCGCCGGCTGTGCCGTGCCGACCAAGCAGGTGGATTACGCCGCCTTCAAGGCCAGCCGGCCGCGCTCGATCGTGGTCCTGCCGCCGCAGAACACGTCGCCTGACATCAAGGCCACCTATGCCATGCTGTCGCAAGCCACCTTCCCGCTGGCGGAATCGGGCTACTACGTGCTGCCCGTGGCCGTGGTCGACGAAACCTTCCGGCAGAACGGCCTGACCGTGCCGGACGACATCCATGCCGTGCCGTTGGCCAAGCTGCACGAGATCTTCGGCGCGGACGCGGCGCTGTACGTCACCGTGACCGAGTATGGCTCGCGCTACCAGATCCTCAGCAGCGTGACCCGGGTCGCGGCCAACGCCAAGCTGGTCGACCTGAGGAACGGCGACGTCCTGTGGTCCGGCACCGCGGTGGCTGCCACCGACAGCTCCAGCAGCGGCGGCGGTCTGATCGGCATGCTGATCAGTGCGGCCATCACGCAGGCGATGAACCACACCATGGACGCCAGCTATACCGTGGCAGGCAGCACCAGCTACCGGCTGCTGGCGGCGGGACAGCCTGGCGGCCTGCTGTATGGGCCGCGCTCGCCGAAGTACCAGTCCGACTAA